Proteins co-encoded in one Erinaceus europaeus chromosome X, mEriEur2.1, whole genome shotgun sequence genomic window:
- the DLG3 gene encoding disks large homolog 3 isoform X6: protein MMNSSMSSGSGSLRTSEKRSLYVRALFDYDRTRDSCLPSQGLSFSYGDILHVINASDDEWWQARLVTPHGESEQIGVIPSKKRVEKKERARLKTVKFHARTGMIESNRSIKTKRKKSFRLSRKFPFYKSKENMAQESSIQEQGVTSNTSDSESSSKGQEDAILSYEPVTRQEIHYARPVIILGPMKDRVNDDLISEFPHKFGSCVPHTTRPRRDNEVDGQDYHFVVSREQMEKDIQDNKFIEAGQFNDNLYGTSIQSVRAVAERGKHCILDVSGNAIKRLQQAQLYPIAIFIKPKSIEALMEMNRRQTYEQANKIYDKAMKLEQEFGEYFTAIVQGDSLEEIYNKIKQIIEDQSGHYIWVPSPEKL, encoded by the exons ATGATGAACAGCAGCATGAGCTCTGGGTCTGGGTCCCTCCGGACGAGTGAGAAGAGGTCCTTATATGTCAG gGCTCTGTTTGATTATGACCGGACTCGGGATAGCTGTCTGCCAAGCCAAGGACTCAGCTTCTCCTACGGTGACATTCTGCATGTCATTAATGCCTCTGATGATGAGTGGTGGCAGGCGAGACTTGTGACTCCACATGGAGAAAGTGAACAAATTGGTGTGATCCCCAGTAAGAAGAG ggtggaaaagaaagaaagagctcgaTTGAAAACCGTGAAGTTCCATGCCAGGACGGGGATGATTGAGTCTAATAGG TCGATCAAAACGAAACGTAAAAAGAGTTTCCGTCTCTCTCGAAAGTTTCCATTTTACAAGAGCAAAGAAAACATGGCCCAGGAGAGCAGCATACAGGAAC AGGGAGTGACATCCAACACCAGTGACAGCGAAAGCAGTTCCA AAGGACAAGAGGATGCTATTTTGTCCTATGAGCCAGTGACACGGCAAGAAA ttcACTATGCAAGACCTGTGATCATCCTGGGCCCAATGAAAGATCGAGTCAATGATGACCTGATCTCAGAGTTCCCTCATAAATTTGGATCCTGTGTGCCAC ACACTACCCGACCTCGGCGTGATAATGAAGTAGATGGACAAGACTACCACTTTGTAGTATCCCGGGAACAAATGGAGAAGGACATTCAGGACAACAAGTTCATTGAGGCTGGCCAATTCAATGATAACCTGTATGGGACCAGTATTCAGTCAGTGCGGGCAGTGGCAGAGAGG GGCAAGCACTGCATCTTAGATGTTTCTGGCAATGCTATCAAGAGGCTGCAACAAGCACAACTTTACCCCATTGCAATTTTCATCAAGCCCAAGTCCATTGAAGCTCTTAT GGAAATGAACAGAAGGCAGACATACGAGCAAGCAAATAAAATCTATGACAAAGCCATGAAGCTAGAGCAGGAGTTTGGAGAATACTTCACAG cCATTGTACAGGGTGACTCACTGGAAGAGATTTataacaaaatcaaacaaatcaTTGAGGACCAGTCTGGGCACTACATTTGGGTCCCATCCCCTGAAAAACTCTGA
- the DLG3 gene encoding disks large homolog 3 isoform X5 → MHALKKCCFAPREYSRFESKIHDLREQMMNSSMSSGSGSLRTSEKRSLYVRALFDYDRTRDSCLPSQGLSFSYGDILHVINASDDEWWQARLVTPHGESEQIGVIPSKKRVEKKERARLKTVKFHARTGMIESNRSIKTKRKKSFRLSRKFPFYKSKENMAQESSIQEQGVTSNTSDSESSSKGQEDAILSYEPVTRQEIHYARPVIILGPMKDRVNDDLISEFPHKFGSCVPHTTRPRRDNEVDGQDYHFVVSREQMEKDIQDNKFIEAGQFNDNLYGTSIQSVRAVAERGKHCILDVSGNAIKRLQQAQLYPIAIFIKPKSIEALMEMNRRQTYEQANKIYDKAMKLEQEFGEYFTAIVQGDSLEEIYNKIKQIIEDQSGHYIWVPSPEKL, encoded by the exons AGTACAGTCGCTTTGAATCAAAGATACATGACTTGCGAGAACAAATGATGAACAGCAGCATGAGCTCTGGGTCTGGGTCCCTCCGGACGAGTGAGAAGAGGTCCTTATATGTCAG gGCTCTGTTTGATTATGACCGGACTCGGGATAGCTGTCTGCCAAGCCAAGGACTCAGCTTCTCCTACGGTGACATTCTGCATGTCATTAATGCCTCTGATGATGAGTGGTGGCAGGCGAGACTTGTGACTCCACATGGAGAAAGTGAACAAATTGGTGTGATCCCCAGTAAGAAGAG ggtggaaaagaaagaaagagctcgaTTGAAAACCGTGAAGTTCCATGCCAGGACGGGGATGATTGAGTCTAATAGG TCGATCAAAACGAAACGTAAAAAGAGTTTCCGTCTCTCTCGAAAGTTTCCATTTTACAAGAGCAAAGAAAACATGGCCCAGGAGAGCAGCATACAGGAAC AGGGAGTGACATCCAACACCAGTGACAGCGAAAGCAGTTCCA AAGGACAAGAGGATGCTATTTTGTCCTATGAGCCAGTGACACGGCAAGAAA ttcACTATGCAAGACCTGTGATCATCCTGGGCCCAATGAAAGATCGAGTCAATGATGACCTGATCTCAGAGTTCCCTCATAAATTTGGATCCTGTGTGCCAC ACACTACCCGACCTCGGCGTGATAATGAAGTAGATGGACAAGACTACCACTTTGTAGTATCCCGGGAACAAATGGAGAAGGACATTCAGGACAACAAGTTCATTGAGGCTGGCCAATTCAATGATAACCTGTATGGGACCAGTATTCAGTCAGTGCGGGCAGTGGCAGAGAGG GGCAAGCACTGCATCTTAGATGTTTCTGGCAATGCTATCAAGAGGCTGCAACAAGCACAACTTTACCCCATTGCAATTTTCATCAAGCCCAAGTCCATTGAAGCTCTTAT GGAAATGAACAGAAGGCAGACATACGAGCAAGCAAATAAAATCTATGACAAAGCCATGAAGCTAGAGCAGGAGTTTGGAGAATACTTCACAG cCATTGTACAGGGTGACTCACTGGAAGAGATTTataacaaaatcaaacaaatcaTTGAGGACCAGTCTGGGCACTACATTTGGGTCCCATCCCCTGAAAAACTCTGA